The Actinomyces faecalis genome includes the window GATACGCGAGCGCAGGTAGAGGGCGACGGCACCCATCGGCAGGGCCACCAGGAAGGGGATGCGCCAGCCCCAGGTCGCCATGACGTCATCAGGCAGGGTGAGCATGAGGACGGTGACGAAGCCAGCGCCCAGGGCGTTACCCATGTAGGAGCCCCAGTCCAGCAGCGAGGCGTAGAAGCCACGCTTCTTGTCAGGGGCGTACTCGGTGACGAAGGTCGTGGCACCGGCGTACTCACCACCGGTGGAGAAGCCCTGGACCAGCTTGAGGCAGATGAGCAGGATCGGCGCCCAGACGCCCAGCACCGAGGCGGGCGGCAGCACACCGATGCCAAAGGTCGCTACGGCCATCATCATCAGGGTGAAGGCCAGGACCTCCTTGCGACCCAGGCGGTCACCGAGCTGCCCCAGGATCACCCCGCCCAGCGGACGGGCGATGAAGGTGACAGCAAAGACACCGAGCGAGAAGAGGTTCTGAGTGGTGTCCGAGGCCGCGGGCAGGAAGGCCTGGCCCACGAGGACCGCGACGTAGGCGTAGACGCCGACGTCGTACCACTCCATGATGTTGCCGACCACCGAGCCGAGGATGGCCTTGCGCAGCGCCGACTCCTCAACCACCGTCACGTCATCGGCACGCAGACGGCGACGACGACGCATGAAGGCGAGCCTGCGCTGCTCGCGCTGGATCTTCTCCGCCTTGCGCTCGGCGCGGGCCGCGGCGCGCTCGGCCTTCTCCGCCTGACGCTCAGCACGCCTGGCCGCCTCCCGCTCGCGCCTGCGCGCGGTCTCCTGCTCCGTCGGGCTCACGCCTCGTCCTCCGCGTCGTCCCGTTCCTCGTCCTGCTCACGCTCGCGCTGCTCAGCGGCGACGACCGCGTCGCGAGCAGCCTGGGTCGCCCGCTGGGCCCGGGCGAGCTCCTCACGGACCTCCTGCTCGGCGGCCAGAGCCACCTCGACCTCGGCACGCGCCTCCTGCGCCGTGGGCTCCTGGTCCAGCAGGTGGACCGGGGCCTGGGCGAACATCTCGGCCACGTCCAGGTCAGGGTTCTCCTCCTGGGTCTCGACCAGCTCAATCGCCTCCTCCTGGCTGGCCACCGAGGGCATGGAGCCCGGCAGCGGCTGACGCGCGGACTCAGGCATCTGGGTCACGGCGATGAAGCCGGCCACCGAGGTCGCGATCACCCAGAAGGCCGGGGCCAGCGCGCTACCGGTGACCGCGACAAGGGCTTCCATGATGAAGCCTGCGGTACCACCGAAGATCGCCACAGCGGCGTTGTAGGCGATACCCATCGCACCGTAGCGGGAGGAGGTGGGGAACAGGGCGGGCAGGGACGAGGCCTGGTTGCCGACGTACAGGGCCACCGGCAGAGCGAGCATGGCCAGGCCCAGCAGGGTCGACCAGACTTCACCGTGGGCCATGAGCATGAAGGCCGGCACGGCCAGGACCACCGCGGCGGCCGCGCCGCTGAACAGGATCGCGCGGCGCCCCAGACGGTCAGACAGCCAGCCGGCCACTGGCACGCTAAAGGCCAGGAGGACCAGCACCGGCAGGGTCAGCAGGTTGCCGTGGACGGCGTCGTAGTGGAGCGTCGTCGTCAGGTAGGTCGGCATGTAGGAGGTCAGAGCGTAGGCCACCGTGTTGGCTGCTGCGACCAGCACGAAGGCGGTCGCCAGCTCACGGCGGTACGCCACCACCAGCGCCCGCACCCCCTTGGGACCCTCGTCGGTGGCCTGGATCGCGGCCTCGACGTCTCCCACGGAGCCGGAGCGCGGTGCGGAGTCCTCGTCCGCGTCCTCGTCCTGGGAGGACTGGGCCTCGACGAAGGCAGGGGTGTCCTCGATGTGGCTACGGAAGTACAAGGCGATCAGGCCCAGGGGCAGCGCCGCCATGAAGGGGAAGCGCCAGCCCCAGGACTGCATGAAGTCCTCGCTCAGTGTCAGCTGCAGCACCGAGACCACGGCCGCACCGGCCGCGAAGCCCATGTAGGAGCCCCAGTCCAGCAGCGAGGCGTAGAAGCCACGCTTCTTGTCAGGGGCGTACTCGGTGATGAAGGTCGTGGCACCGGCGTACTCACCACCGGTGGAGAAGCCCTGGACCAGCTTGAGGCAGATGAGCAGGATCGGGGCGATGACACCGGCAGCCGCGTAGGTCGGCAGCACGCCGATAAGGAAGGTGGCCGCGGCCATCATGAGCAGGGTGTACGCCAGGACCTCCTTGCGGCCCAGGCGGTCACCGAGCTGCCCCAGGATCACCCCGCCCAGCGGACGGGCGATGAAGGTGACCGCGAAGACACCGAGCGAGAAGAGGTTCTGGACGTGGCCGTCGACGTCGGGCAGGAAGACCTTTCCCAGGATCACGGCGACGTAGCCGTAGACGCCGACGTCGTACCACTCCATGAGGTTGCCGACCACCGAGCCGAGGATGGCCTTCTTCAGAGCTGGCTCCTCGACCACCGTCACGTCGTCGACGCGCAGCCGACGACGCTGACGCAGCTGCCTCAGGCGACGGCGCTCGGCGCGAATCGCCGCCTTACGCTCAGCGGTCTCGCTCTTGTGCTGGTTCCTCGCGGCCTTCTTGTCAGCCTTGCTTCGTGCCCGGTCGGCACGGGTGTCCGTCGTGACGGACGAAGGTGTGGTCTTGTCCACGCTGCTTCCGATCCTGACGCGGCCCCTCGGGTCAGGGCCGCTGCGAGTCGGCGCCGCAGCTAGCGGCACCTCGGAGGGTCCAGCACCTCAGGCAGCAGTCCTGACGACCAGCACCAGTGGACAGGCGGGCTCGGGACTGTGGGGGAGTGGGACCATCTGAGAGAGCAGCGGGGCACACCGAGGCAGGGCGCCGCACGCCAGTCACTCATCAGACGAAACTCCGAATCGCCGTCAATCGTAACATTGACATCGCAACGACATCCGAGCAGGTGTGTCACTTCACGACGCTGTGGCCCTGCTGACGTCCAGGCGGCTCCCAGACCGGTGTGCCTCCGCCTGCCACGATCGAGCCTCGCCCCAGGCCGGCAGGACGCCGGCAGGGGACGGTCTCCACGCAGGTCCTTCCGCCCGGGGACGACGACGGACCGGGCGGTCCGGCGAGAGAGTGCCAGACCAGCCGGTCCGTCGTCGCCTCCGAGGAGACTGCGTGAGCTGTACCGTCCTCAGGCGCTGCGCAGCTCGGCTCCCGGCTCGGCGCCCGGCTCGGCGTCAACCGCAGCGCTCGCCTCAGCCTCGACCACGACCGAGCCCTCGGCGTCACCGACCGCACGCGCCGCGTCCTGCTCGGAAGCCACCTCAGCGCTCAACGGGTCAGAGCCGATCTTGGGGTCCCAGGGCTCACCGCGGAAGGTGAACTCACCCAGGAGCCCCTCCCCCTCGGCGTCGACGACGACCTTCTGGCCGCGCTCGATCTCACCGAAGAGGATCTTCTCGCTCAGGGCGTCCTCGATGTCGCGCTGGATGGCGCGACGCAGCGGACGCGCACCGAGAACCGGGTCGAAGCCGCGCTCAGCGAGCAGGTCCTTGGCGGCGTCGGTCAGCTCGATCGTCATCTCCTGCTCCACCAGGCGCCGATCCAGGCGGGCGATCATGAGGTCGACGATCTGGCGGACCTCGGCCTTGGTCAGCTGCGGGAAGACGATGAGGTCGTCCACGCGGTTGAGGAACTCAGGACGGAACTGGGACTTGAGCTCACGGTTGACGTGGGCCTTCATCTCCTCGTACTCCATGGTCCCGCCCTCAGTGGACTGGAAGCCGGTGGCCACGGCCTTGCCGATGTCCTTCGAGCCGAGGTTGGTGGTCATGATGATGACCGTGTTCTTGAAGTCGACCACTCGGCCCTGGGCGTCGGTGAGGTGACCGTCCTCCAGGATCTGCAGCAGCGAGTTGAAGATGTCCGGGTGGGCCTTCTCGACCTCGTCGAACAGGACCACGGAGAAGGGACGACGACGCACCTTCTCAGTGAGCTGTCCACCCTCGTCGTAGCCGACGTAGCCCGGAGGGGCGCCGAAGAGGCGGGAGACCGTGTGCTTCTCAGCGAACTCGGACATGTCGAGCTGGATGAGGGCGTCCTCGTCGTCGAAGAGGAACTCCGCCAGGGCCTTGGCCAGCTCGGTCTTACCCACACCGGTCGGGCCGGCGAAGATGAAGGATCCGCCAGGACGCTTGGGGTCCTTCAGGCCTGCGCGGGTGCGGCGGATCGACTTGGACAGCGCCTCGATGGCCTTGTCCTGGCCGATGATGCGCTTGTGGAGCTCAGCCTCCATGTTGAGCAGCTTGGCGGACTCAGCCTCGGTCAGCTTGACCACCGGGATGCCGGTGGACATGGCGAGCACCTCGGCGACCAGCTCCTCGTTGACCTCGGCGACCTGCTCGACCTCGCCAGACTTCCAGGCGGCCTCCTTGGTCTGCCTCTCCTCGGCCAGGCGGCGCTCGTCGTCACGCAGGGCGGCGGCGCGCTCGAAGTCCTGGTCGTCGATCGCGGCTTCCTTCTCGCGCTTGACCTCGGCGATCTTGTCATCGATCGCACGCAGCTCCGGCGGCGCGGTCATGCGGCGGATGCGCAGGCGCGCGCCCGCCTCGTCAATGAGGTCGATCGCCTTGTCCGGCAGGAAGCGGTCGTTGATGTAGCGGTCGGCCAGCTTGGCGGCAGCCTCGATGGCGTCGTCGGTGATGACGACGCGGTGGAAGGCCTCATAGCGGTCACGCAGGCCGTTGAGGATACCGATGGTCTCCTCGACCGAGGGCTGGTCCACGGTCACCGGCTGGAAGCGGCGCTCCAGCGCGGCGTCCTTCTCGATCTTGCGGTACTCATCCAAGGTGGTGGCACCGATGGTCTGGAGCTCGCCGCGAGCGAGCATGGGCTTGAGAATCGAGGCGGCGTCCACCGCCCCCTCGGCCGCACCGGCGCCCACGAGGGTGTGGATCTCGTCGATGAACAGGATGATGTCCCCGCGGGTGCGCACCTCCTTGAGGACCTTCTTCAGCCGCTCCTCGAAGTCGCCGCGGTAGCGCGAGCCGGCCACGAGCGAGCCCATGTCCAGGGAGTAGAGCTGCTTGTCGCGCAGGGTCTCGGGAACGTCGCCGTGGACGATCGCCTGGCTCAGGCCCTCGACGACGGCGGTCTTGCCGACGCCCGGCTCGCCGATGAGCACCGGGTTGTTCTTGGTACGCCGGGAGAGGATCTGCATGACCCGTTCCATCTCCTTGTGGCGCCCGATGACCGGGTCCAGCTTGCCCTCCCGGGCGGCTGCGGTGAGGTTACGACCGAACTGGTCGAGGATGGCCGAGCCGGAGGGAGTGCCCTTGTCACTCGGACCGCCGGCGGTCACCGCCTCCTTGCCCTCGTAGCCCGAGAGCATCTGCATGACGGTCTGGCGCACCGTGGACAGGTCCG containing:
- a CDS encoding MFS transporter, translating into MDKTTPSSVTTDTRADRARSKADKKAARNQHKSETAERKAAIRAERRRLRQLRQRRRLRVDDVTVVEEPALKKAILGSVVGNLMEWYDVGVYGYVAVILGKVFLPDVDGHVQNLFSLGVFAVTFIARPLGGVILGQLGDRLGRKEVLAYTLLMMAAATFLIGVLPTYAAAGVIAPILLICLKLVQGFSTGGEYAGATTFITEYAPDKKRGFYASLLDWGSYMGFAAGAAVVSVLQLTLSEDFMQSWGWRFPFMAALPLGLIALYFRSHIEDTPAFVEAQSSQDEDADEDSAPRSGSVGDVEAAIQATDEGPKGVRALVVAYRRELATAFVLVAAANTVAYALTSYMPTYLTTTLHYDAVHGNLLTLPVLVLLAFSVPVAGWLSDRLGRRAILFSGAAAAVVLAVPAFMLMAHGEVWSTLLGLAMLALPVALYVGNQASSLPALFPTSSRYGAMGIAYNAAVAIFGGTAGFIMEALVAVTGSALAPAFWVIATSVAGFIAVTQMPESARQPLPGSMPSVASQEEAIELVETQEENPDLDVAEMFAQAPVHLLDQEPTAQEARAEVEVALAAEQEVREELARAQRATQAARDAVVAAEQREREQDEERDDAEDEA
- a CDS encoding ATP-dependent Clp protease ATP-binding subunit, which gives rise to MFERFTDRARRVVVLAQDEARALNHNYIGTEHLLLGLIHEGEGVAAKALESMDISLDAVRGQVVEIIGEGQSAPSGHIPFTPRAKKVLELSLREALQLGHNYIGTEHILLGLLREGEGVAAQVLTKLGADLSTVRQTVMQMLSGYEGKEAVTAGGPSDKGTPSGSAILDQFGRNLTAAAREGKLDPVIGRHKEMERVMQILSRRTKNNPVLIGEPGVGKTAVVEGLSQAIVHGDVPETLRDKQLYSLDMGSLVAGSRYRGDFEERLKKVLKEVRTRGDIILFIDEIHTLVGAGAAEGAVDAASILKPMLARGELQTIGATTLDEYRKIEKDAALERRFQPVTVDQPSVEETIGILNGLRDRYEAFHRVVITDDAIEAAAKLADRYINDRFLPDKAIDLIDEAGARLRIRRMTAPPELRAIDDKIAEVKREKEAAIDDQDFERAAALRDDERRLAEERQTKEAAWKSGEVEQVAEVNEELVAEVLAMSTGIPVVKLTEAESAKLLNMEAELHKRIIGQDKAIEALSKSIRRTRAGLKDPKRPGGSFIFAGPTGVGKTELAKALAEFLFDDEDALIQLDMSEFAEKHTVSRLFGAPPGYVGYDEGGQLTEKVRRRPFSVVLFDEVEKAHPDIFNSLLQILEDGHLTDAQGRVVDFKNTVIIMTTNLGSKDIGKAVATGFQSTEGGTMEYEEMKAHVNRELKSQFRPEFLNRVDDLIVFPQLTKAEVRQIVDLMIARLDRRLVEQEMTIELTDAAKDLLAERGFDPVLGARPLRRAIQRDIEDALSEKILFGEIERGQKVVVDAEGEGLLGEFTFRGEPWDPKIGSDPLSAEVASEQDAARAVGDAEGSVVVEAEASAAVDAEPGAEPGAELRSA